The Hemicordylus capensis ecotype Gifberg chromosome 5, rHemCap1.1.pri, whole genome shotgun sequence nucleotide sequence agccCGGACGCCTCGCAGCAGAGCCACGGCAGTAAAGCCAAGCGGAAATACCCGGCTGGGGAGGCGCTAGCGGAGGAGAGGGGAGCGGCGGCCGCTAGGGGGCGCTTGGAGAGGCCGGTCCCCTCCTCGCCCAAGGAGGAGCTGGTGTGCACCCCGCAGCAGCAGTACCGGCCAGCAGGGAGCTACTTCGGCTTGGAGGAGAGCAGCCGCCTCTTCGGACCTCCCAGCCCAGAGACTGGGGAAGCCAAGAGGAGCGCCTTCGTGGAGGTGAAGAAAGCCTCGCGGGGGCTggaaagcggcggcggcggcgacgagGAGAAAGAGCGAGGAGGGGGCTCTCCCAGCAGCGCACCAGCCGGGGCGGCCGCGGCGGACAAGCAGCCCCCGCCGCAGCTCCTGGGCGCGCGCTCGGGCGGCAGCGCCTTCTCCACCGTGCCCTCCTCGCAGCCGTCCAGCGTGGGGAGCCCCGAAGAGCGGAAAAGCGCCTTCTCGCAGCCAGCGCGCTCCACCTTCTCGGCCTCGTCGTCGTCGTCGGCCGCCTCCTCGGCGCACGTGACGCAGCTGGTGCTGGGCCAGAAGCTGAGCGCCCTGGTGGAAGCCGGCTGCCACGCAGGCGCAGAGGGAGGCGCGCGCCTTTACGCCCCGGACTCGCTGACCGTCAAGTTGCAGAGCTTGCCCGGCGGGGAGATGAACGGCGGGGGGGCcgcggcgggcggcgggggggccgCGGCGGGCGGGGGCGGCCTGCCCAAGCAGAGCCCCTTCCTCTACGCCACCACCTTCTGGCCCAAGAGCTCGGCGgcggccgtggcggcggccgcggggccCCTCCAGCTGCAACTGCCCTCGGCCCTGACGCTGCTGCCGCCCTCCTTCACCTCGCTGTGCCTGCCGGCGCAGAACTGGTGCGCCAAGTGCAACGCTTCCTTCCGCATGACCTCTGACCTGGTGTACCACATGCGCTCGCACCACAAAAAGGAGTACGCGCTGGAGCCCCTGGTTAAGAGGCGGCGCGAGGAGAAGCTCAAGTGCCCCATCTGCAACGAGTCCTTCCGCGAGCGCCACCACCTCTCCAGGCACATGACCTCGCACAACTGAAGGCCGGCCCGTCTGCACTGCACGTGGAAGCCGGCTTTCTCCCCAAAGAGAGCCGGTTTGACGTTCTCggcccgccccaccaccaccaccaccactaaggaactcgggggaggggagggttgaaAAAGGAGGGCGGGATCTCGGAGAAAGGATTTCTGAGCTCCCTATCAAAACGATTTCCCAGAGTCTGGTGAGGTCCCGGTTCCAGGACAGTTAGACCGGTTTCGAAGTGGTTTCAGTTCGTTGTGTTAAAAAGAGGCCTCCATCGCTGGGGTGatatgcacagagagagagagaaacaggcacGTTCAAGGCAAAGCATATTGCACCATCCAAAAGAGAGGGTGATTGAGACAAGACATCACACACTCTGGAGTAGTTCTGAAGTGGCCTCTTCCCATTCCTGCCACAGGTTGCTCAACAAGGCCCTCAGATGGTACCCATTGGTTCTAACTGGACAGCTCCAAAATACTAAATAAACCACTTTATTCTGGCATAGCTTAATCAACTTCAGTTGAATGAACTTGCAGGGACAAAAAACATGCCGCACATGCTCTGAATTCAGTTTTGAAGCAGGCAcaatatatttctggaatgggACTTTCAGGCTCAGTGGAACTCAGATCTGAGGAAAAGGACATAGGTTAAAgttgtgtgcacacccctatgctcCTGTGAGTCCTATTCAGCTCAATAGAACTGAACAAACATGCATCAGACAAAAGCCCTAATGGAACTCTATGGGAAGTTTTTGTCAATATGCATAGGGTCTGGCTGCAGATAGGATGGTTTAGAGCAGgcgctctcagcctgtggcacgccagatgttgctgaactacaactcccatcatccccagctacaatttgttgtggctggggatgatgagagtcgtagttcagcaccatctggagaaccacaagttgggaacccctggtttagagagAGAAATGAGAGGACTGTAGTCTTTAACAAAGTTCCCAGACAAGGCCACACACCATAGGTGGTGTGATCTTAGGTCACACTAAAGCccataaaaatttaaaccattaaCAGTGAGTGGAGTCAAGGCTTGGTTGTCATTTgtccttctgtgaatggaagtCATAGCCAGTCATAACTGGACATGTCCCTTTGTGTGAATTTTGTCGTGGCCTTTCCATGGTTTCCTGGGGTGTGGCCTAAACCCCTTTTAGCCTTTTTGTCTTCAGGTCTAAGTGAAGATGAGTTTTCAGCCACAGAATGCCAACCTGTCCTTTTCAACTAATGGAGAACAAACTGGAGTGCAGGAGGGGGGAGGGTAGAAAGTCAGAAATCAGTGG carries:
- the PRDM8 gene encoding PR domain zinc finger protein 8 codes for the protein MEDAGMHRGIWDGDAKAVQQCLTDIFTSVYTTCDIPENAIFGPCVLSHTSLYDSIAFIALKSTDKRTVPYIFRVDTSAANGSSEGLMWLRLVQSARDKEEQNLEAYIKNGQLFYRSLRRIAKDEELLVWYGKELTELLLLSTARSHSKMNGSSPYTCLECSQRFQFEFPYVAHLRFRCPKRLHGSDSSPADESSTKDSSPKAQEGTLGPGAHKYHIKPNGGQQQTHPQQHPHAHAPPHHRHHFAGPQDTNSSSNGGGGNVSKPSTDFHNLARDLEHSRPSSGSPNHSREQLEGSPDASQQSHGSKAKRKYPAGEALAEERGAAAARGRLERPVPSSPKEELVCTPQQQYRPAGSYFGLEESSRLFGPPSPETGEAKRSAFVEVKKASRGLESGGGGDEEKERGGGSPSSAPAGAAAADKQPPPQLLGARSGGSAFSTVPSSQPSSVGSPEERKSAFSQPARSTFSASSSSSAASSAHVTQLVLGQKLSALVEAGCHAGAEGGARLYAPDSLTVKLQSLPGGEMNGGGAAAGGGGAAAGGGGLPKQSPFLYATTFWPKSSAAAVAAAAGPLQLQLPSALTLLPPSFTSLCLPAQNWCAKCNASFRMTSDLVYHMRSHHKKEYALEPLVKRRREEKLKCPICNESFRERHHLSRHMTSHN